A DNA window from Gemmatimonadota bacterium contains the following coding sequences:
- the ccmA gene encoding heme ABC exporter ATP-binding protein CcmA → MSGEQDGRNRRGAPETAALELDKIARRFGRRWALRGVTLRVAPGEVVALVGHNGSGKTTLLRVAATAIRPTRGSGRVCGRDILREPAAVRPLVGFLGHSPGLYEDLTASENLLFSLRMAGVAADSRAVAGALAEVGLTREAGEMVRYFSAGMRRRLALARLLLRPGRLVLLDEPYASFDPEGVERVNRLVREQRAHGGAVILATHDLARAAEVADRMVELVAGRLLEGKLPRGNGAAGAGERGAMGQPLALQESSGL, encoded by the coding sequence GTGTCAGGCGAGCAGGACGGGCGCAACCGGAGAGGGGCCCCCGAGACGGCGGCGCTCGAGCTGGACAAAATTGCCCGCCGCTTCGGGCGGCGCTGGGCATTGCGCGGTGTGACATTACGCGTGGCGCCGGGTGAGGTCGTCGCGCTGGTGGGCCACAACGGCAGCGGCAAGACCACCCTGCTGCGGGTGGCGGCCACGGCCATTCGGCCTACGCGCGGGAGCGGCCGGGTTTGCGGCCGGGACATCCTGAGGGAGCCCGCAGCCGTCCGGCCGCTGGTGGGCTTCCTCGGCCACTCGCCCGGACTTTACGAGGACCTGACGGCCTCCGAAAACCTGCTTTTCTCCCTGCGCATGGCCGGCGTGGCGGCGGACAGCCGAGCCGTGGCCGGCGCCCTGGCCGAGGTGGGGCTGACGCGGGAGGCGGGCGAGATGGTTCGCTACTTTTCTGCCGGCATGCGGCGGCGCCTGGCGCTGGCCAGACTGCTGCTCCGCCCGGGGCGACTGGTGCTGCTCGATGAGCCCTACGCCAGCTTCGACCCTGAGGGCGTCGAGCGGGTGAACCGCCTGGTACGGGAACAGCGTGCGCACGGCGGCGCCGTGATCCTGGCGACGCACGATCTGGCGCGTGCGGCGGAAGTCGCGGACCGCATGGTCGAGCTGGTGGCAGGCCGGCTGCTCGAGGGCAAATTGCCGCGCGGGAACGGCGCTGCAGGCGCAGGCGAGAGGGGTGCCATGGGCCAGCCCCTGGCACTGCAGGAGTCGAGCGGCCTATGA